Genomic DNA from Gossypium hirsutum isolate 1008001.06 chromosome A01, Gossypium_hirsutum_v2.1, whole genome shotgun sequence:
TTTCAACACTACAAAAATAAAGATTCACACGTTCTCATCTAGGCCAAGCTGCTACTCCCTATATTAGTTGCATGTGTATTTTGTGCTATTGCTgtgaaaaaaggagaaaaaagagTTAAAAAGCTTATGGGAATCGAGAAAGCTACTTCATCTGTGGCATTATTAACTTAAATAAGTATCTTAATACATGATTATTGGTGATAAGATAAATTTCTTAATCAATGATGTGGATTTGCTATGGgttaattcaaaaaagaaaaagaaaaaaagaaacaattggGCTAACCCCTCCTAGCCTTTTGACTTTTGTGCAAAAGATACCAATAAAAACTCaccaattacttttttttttttaatttgttttttattttaatataattgagTTTTAGCAATAACGCTTCACAAACTCAAAACGGAATGAATTTTTGAATTCATGATCTCAATTCGCATATATTTCAAGGAGTTTGTATGTGGGGATCGTGAGGTCTAGCAATTGTATTTTgctagtaaattaaaaataaattataatatatatacatatctatatatttcttttaatatGATACACACAAAATTATTCAATGAATTTACTTTGTATTGTTTAGACTTATTTTAGTAATTCAActatattagtaaattaaaaaaaatgataattgagtttcctatatacataattatatatatattaagtttcaTCATTAAAATGAAGAATTTGTCCTCAAAAGTCGTTAGAAAGTAAATCACGTTTAGTTCATTAGTTGACAATTTTATAAACTCAGATTGGATGAAAATATCCGTATGAAATTGGTTAAAGGTAGTTTTAAAAGTTGTTAGATATACATATAGTAATATAATCTTAatatgaaactaattaataatataatatttcatTTAACACACCGGTATTATCATTTAAAAGTTTTACTAATGAGATTAAGATATTGTCATTTGTCGGAGTAATATTATTCTAAatttatttgtgatttttttttattccacacgATGATAATCAAATGATGGTTGAATTATTGAGTGATTAAAAGTTTGATGCTTAAGAAATGTTTTGAGTTCgaaatttgtaaataaaaaactAGAGTTGAAAGgtattttgatttgattcgactttaaatttaatcaatatctAATATAATTACTATATATAAAAGTGTCTAAAATACCCAAAATACAATTATATAAAGAAtgagaaatatgtgaaaaaaatgTAGGTAAGttgtttttaacattaatttcatttaagtcCTTATcatatatgcttatatatatatatataaagactaGAATTATCTATAGTTTCTCTCAACTcttaaataagataataatatgATTCAGTGTACTTAAACTCAAATATTTATGTACTGACATTAATATTAATTTCAGttgaattaaaactcaattgGAAAATGTAGGTAAGCGAAGCTACATTAAAACTTTGACTTTCAAAGGGAAAGGCCTTCAAACATACGAAACTGATCTGAAATTCTTGTACCTTTCTTTTGActagaaattttaagaaaatgataaacttgaaaaaaaaagcaaaccaaaagaattttaacaaaaattaatgtTTGCAATATCTTCTGGTttttaatcattaaaaatggCTGCTGTTTTGAGTTATCtcataattttatctaatttctttcttatgaaataattaagtttgaaatattataaaaatattaattttaatttcattctttAATTATAAAGTCAAGATTCGATTTTTAGTTGTAAAAATGAAAgatatttcataattaattatttatcttttcaaaaaatattcacgataaaaaaaattaatcactattgataattcaactaaaaaacAACTCCAAAGATTATAGGTTACTCGACACGTTAACAGGTTTATAAATGAAAATTCAAATTACAATTTAATAATCCTTAAAAAAATGCTTAAATGCAATATTTTCAACGTGTAGTGTCTGACATTCACATGCAAGTATTACACCCTTTTAAACATTTGAGATCAACATtccatgaaaataaatttaatttgtcaCTGTTGTCTgcgaaaataattaatttgtgtAATTACGTATACACACACACAAACACTAGAAATCTAGGATTCTACCACACTCACTTGAtgagttttaaaataataaaaagtattaaaattaattatattttatgatatattaattaaattaaaaatatatataaatggttattctttattattatttataagcatgaataaaaaaataaattgagttgtaattattttttataatcaaTGAGATATTTTAGAATAAAGAGAAGTGAAaattaatggaaaatttaattaggcagattttatttttttatttttttgttatggagaaaaaagaaaaagagagagaagtgaagaaaaaatagatatcattttatttattttatattttttctttaattaattttataattgaattaatgTAACAACTCCAAGTTTAATATTCTATTTACATTATCTCAAACATCATCATATTCAATTATTCATCACTCTCCcaatattgattaaaaaaatatgataatattaCACCAATGACTAACATTTTATGTTTTCAGctgataaattaatttattaagtttttGAGGTCTAAAAGCAAAGATCAAAAACAATGAACATTCAACGGAAGACAAGACATCGCCTACCATTTGCTAAATGTTAGTCTTGAACTTGGGAGAGACACTCAAAATACACTCACCTTTTTTTGTTCCTTCctcaattatatataaataaaagatatggTAGAACAAATATAAAATAGGATAAAGATGGAAAGTCAGCTAAATCCAAATCCAGGTATGAAAGAATGAGAAGTGGGTCCAAAACATATCCATCATGTTCAAAGTAacaaattcataataaaaaaatcagaGAAATCCCTCTATAAATTTGAAAAACATATTATTGATCCCAGTAGAGAAAGAAAGGAGGGATGATGGATAGGCAAAGTAAGAAGCCGAAATCAAGAGTTGTGAAAATAAATTCACAACGCACTTGGGATTTCTTCATCACACAGGCTAACAATCAAGCCTGCCCTGTATGCCTTCTTTTTTCCCTCTCCACATATTTTTTCCTTGTAATTTGAAGATAAAAGAAGAGATTACAATTTTTTTTGCTTCTTTATGTCTGAAacctatacatatatatgtttgcTTGCTTATATACTTATCCCTCCAAAACTGATAATTTGAAGCTATGAAATTGGCATGCATATTTGGTTTGCAGGTTATGGTACATTTTACAGCAGCTTGGTGCGTGCCTTCAGTGGCCATGAATCCTTTTTTTGAAGAACTCGCCTTGAGCTACCAAGATATTTTGTTTCTTTCTGTGGATGTGGACGATGTTAAGGTATTGTTTCCCTTTTCTACTATCTCATTTTTTCCAATCCTACACACATATATAGTAACCTTAAAAATAACCAACTAGTAAATTagataataagaaaataatatcattttgatttttttagtctATTACGGTAAAACCTGTTTTATTGGTTTATTTTAGCAACTtcgatgaaaaaaaaaaaaaagttgacaaGTTTCCAGGCAAACCTAAACTACTTTTGATATCGTTGTTACTATCTATTTTGCTCTCAATTTGCATATAGATAAGCGTGAGGATTCTCACTTTCCTTGCATTTGAATACGCATAGGATGTAAGGTTGTACTAAAATGCATTAAAAAACTAAAGAATTTAGGAAATATAAATTACTATTAATCTATGCTATTATTAACTCTTTCAATGAGTACTACTTAGTGGTTAGAGttaattgaataataattgaagagttagaaaaatattattatgaagattttttttaagtaaaatcaacaaaaataattcaacccaaaataaatttataaaaaagaaaaaacctataAAAGAACTAGAATCTAAGATATCAAGATTTTCAAATtcttaattttaccattttaatcaaAACTCCATAAGGTTTTAGTTAGAACTGTTAAATTGAAGCTTTAGACATGGAGGGAGCAAATCATTGTTTTTGCCCCACATACACATATGTATAGGGTGAACACCTTTAACAAATGAACTAAATAGTGGAAGTCAAGTGTCCAATAATCTAATGTTATAAAAATTGTAAGTCTTTTcattattatagaaaaataacaaTTCTCAcatattttctattatagataaaatttatatgaaaaccTTAAATAAGGATGTGTGAAATATTCGGATGTTAAATAGGAGGCAGCATCCAAGATGGAAATCACAGCAATGCCAACGTTTTTGTTGATGAGGCAAGGAACTCAGGTTGACAAGCTTGTTGGTGCCAATCCtgatgaaatcaagaaaatgattGATGCTTTTACTCCTCAGTTTCGTTCttctaaaatttctatttaaaagttttttttttttggtttaatcctttcaatttcttcttttgtgGGTTTGGGTTTGTTTGTCTTGTAATTCTAAGGGTTGAAAATTGAAGATTTGTATTTGTATTTGGATTATGTTTGAGGACATAAATGCAAGTAATTAAATAAGTTTGTTTCTTCATGTGCAAtaacttgataatttttttatatttgctttATGAAAACAACTTTGCTTTTAAATATTCTattcttaaaacaataataaaaaaataggagaCTGACATAATAgttgtttttaaataatttttaatgaatgtCGTAATCATATATAAAAAGAACAATTATTCAAGGGTAAGTTTTGTCCATCCTTAAAGTACTAACTTTATTTAGTTACATGTTGTTTTGTTGattaattcatttgtttttttatttacaataatTCACCAATAAAATTTCACCacattatcaatttttaaaaatatagaatTGTTATTATACATGAGATGAAGTATACATGTATATCTGTTCACAAAACACAAAGAATAATTGATCATATTTGTGGACGTTCCTACGAAGAAACACTTATGATACTAGAACTCATGCGTTATCGAGCATGTTATcccattttaaaattaacaacaaaTGCTCGTCACAATAGGGGCTTCAATGATGCGAGTTTAGTCATTAGTCAAGTCGcataactaaattatttaaaatataaaaaattattttattattttatatttataattttacaaaataaaagtcaaaacattactgttaaaattaagtaaaaaagaaaacatgTGATGGTacaagaaacatgaaattcacGTTTCCTAAATATTGGAGCATAGTTTATAAATAAGGTCACTAAAAGTTACCAACTGACAACTGTGTTTTTGGGTCCAAAGAAAAAACAGCACATGTCAAGCATCTTATGAAACTATGCACTACCATGTAGACTGAAGGTCAAATGAGAGTGACATGAATCTACACTTCAACCTAGTGGTctaattacaattttttatgtGGGCATGGTGATGGCAACCCATCCTTGAATCTGGGTTGTATGTGTTTGTCTCGTATCTCAACTAGTTGAAGATGTATTTTGATTATGTTTGAAGGAATAAAAGCAAGTAAATTTGTATGTTTCTTCATGTGCAATAGTTTGAGAAATGTCTCATATttgttatattaaattatttaaaagtatataaaatcaACATTAATGATTAAACttgtatttaatttcaaaatttttaatttaactattcatccattttaaaattataaataaactattaaatatttagaaaattgtaaaaatgattGAAAAGTATAAATGGTAAGAGAGTATTTTTggcataatattaaatttagtcctcaatgtttatattttttcttattttattttttagttaaatttaatctTCAACATTTTAAAAGAAGCGATCactaacatttttaaaaaaaagtcgaatttttttaatgaaaatactaactaaaatattacatttttaaacATGAAAGCTCATATGGCAATCCACATATACTCCAtgctaatttatttaattttcatgagCTTTTTATATTTCtccttgaattttgaatttttattttttgaatattttatggttttaaaactATTTGTTGAGAAGTAAATATTGACTGCCACACTAACATATTAAagaattaatgttttagtcattatttttatttaaaaaaagtaatttaattattattaaaaagttaatgactaaatttaactaaaaataataataattaaattcacaaattatgccagttttttttttattattcttaatttaaaCTTTTGCTGATTGTTCTTGTTTGGGGAAACAAATTGAATGAAGAAAACCGGTAAAACTCAATTTATTACATAATCTATACAAATGAGCTTAGTTTTGTCTCAGTTTAAAGATAATATTGTTGGTGTGGCACAAATAGCTGTAGGGCTTGTAATAAAATGGACTTATTAATGGGAGGACCCAAAACTAGTTAACTTCTCGGGGTCCCCTCTCccataaaaaaaaaccaatataaataataaaaaaggtggCTCGCCCCACTGATTGCCACCATTAAGATTATGAAGAGTTTAGCCAATTCAAAGCGAGATCTTTAACACATTTCTGAAGATCAAAACAAGTTCTTCATCATGCCTTCCGAGTTCCAACAATAGTATGGTTTTTAGTCTTTCAATGTTTTGATTTTAGTTAAAGACTATCATTTAAATAAAAGggcttttttacttaaataaattaaaaaaaatatttatcaaaataggtTGTCAGCCCGATTATATATGAAAATGGGGTATTTTTTCATTCGCGCCTATCTGACAAGCGCGattcattattttatattgtttttttgttttttaataaaatattattttttatttttattaaaaatatttaaatatatatacaaataaaaatacGGGTAAAAACGATCGCACTTGTCGGATAGGCGCGATTAATCGCACTTGGCAGCTAGGCGCAAATGGGCTGCCCTGCATGCTGCCCACGCAGCTGGCCTGCTGCCCAAACAGTCTCTCCCTACAGCCTGCATGCATGCCCCCCCTCCTCAGCTCCACAGACCAGCAACTGTTGCTGCTGCACCATTTAGTCCCTTCAATGGGAAAAGCAAATGGGGGACCTTATAAGCATGGTCCCCCAAACCCCATCCATACATCgaaagagagaaaggagaagaagagaagaagaagaagaaacaaaaagaaaaaaaattaatgtattttttagtaaataattttgtttataatttaaagagtttaattaagatattgtgattttctttgttattaattattaattataaaatatttatgtttagtgtttatagttttggattaatattttgtatgaatgtaattttttttgttttttataattattttaaaaataatttgttagtaatttaggattatgttaaaattttttgtgtttgtaattatattaaaattaatttattagtaatttaggattaagttataaattgttgtgtttagtttagtatttggtgagtttaacatataagtttataaaaaaaaattaaaaatcatttcattttgaaaatgaatttggacaaatgATGTTTAaggtcatttaaattttttaagttattgtTGAGTAttgatatgttattatttgattttaggCCAAACAATGAAAATTCATATTTAGCCTAAGCAGATGTGGATGCTTGCTTACTCTATCTtgcaaatattatttaaaattactcTGTTAAGATATCATATAAAATGTAACTAAGTCCGATTATTGAAGAAGCATAATATCGACTCacatatttaaacaaattaaaccaATAATCACAGTTAgttatgaacatatatatattatattgatgtTAAATCATGGCATTGCCTTTGTATGATGGTTTCAGCATTATAGGTAATATCAATTTCTGAGGTGGAGACCAAAGACACCCACTACTACTATCTACCATTTCCGTTCACATCCTCTATTGATTTTCGTAGAATGGTTTAAGAATTTACCAcaaaaattacatataaaaaagaTAGACCAATTATCATAGCCTATCTCTCTCTTTCACACCTGCTTGCACTAAACACACACCGATCATTCTTTTTTGCTTGCTGTCCTCTTAATAGCTTCATTTATAAGGGATCGAGCCCGTAAagaatgattattatttttatttatttgaaaatcaagttaaaaattatacaaacctatttttttaaactttagcATATACATACAATATGAAGCTATTGAGAGGACAACAAGCTATTGAGAGCATATACATACTAATCTGGGTATCGGGAGGTCATACATGGTTCCGATATACCGTATGATGATTGAGAATCATGCTGGAGAGGGGGTAAGTTTTtccaatataaaattaattttattttttcatctcactcgacccgcattaatataaaaatgttattaaCTGTGCAGTTCGTTTGGATGCCGTATTCCGTTCCAGCAATTATGGCGGTTATTCCCTCATCTGCCCACGTTCACTCAAACCTATTGTGCATTAGCGCACCtgttatcaattttcatatagtGGAGTGGTATCATGGCGATCGAGTACTCCGGCAGTTCGGTTGCATACAGTATATCCCAACACTGCCAGTACAATTGGGGGATATCCATGGGATAAGCAGGACGGGGGTGTATAGAAATAATTTGGGAGAAATGCATGAAGAATATATTACGATGTGGAATAACCGATTAAGGAGGGTACCTCAAATGGATCGTACTTTGGATCTGCAGCCTtcgttagagtacatacaatggtactgtgagatagggaaaccatttttatttggtGGGCGGTCGATGGTAGCCCCTCCGCATACGACACGAATTGGACAACCGTTTTCAGATTCGCATCATGTACCACAGCCAGAGCTGGAACTACACTCTAGAaatagttcttatcatccagattTGGGGGGCAATAACTATTTCCCAGGCTCGTCAGACCACAGATATCATTCAGAGTTCGATATCTTCAGCCCACTACCACATCAGTACTCCAGAAATCCTGGCTTGTATCCATCTCAATACTCCGCTCCTTCCGGCCCGTATCCACCACCGTACTCCACTCCTCCCGGCCTGTATCAATTGCTATACTCCACTCCTCCCGACTCAAGTTCATCGATGACGTTTGagacatatgatttttcatctaTGTTTCGCACACCCCCACATACGGATGAAGAGAATGTTGATCGCCGTAATCGCCCGCAACGTGAACGTCGAGCTCTACAAAAATATACCCCTAGAACGACACCATAAAACCATCAATTTGAGGGGgttttgtaatataaataacttcatatttatttatgtaatgaattttttggcattttaattaacaatttaatttttttttttgcaatttaaatagttacctttgtatttatgtaatgacttttttgccattttatttatcaattttatggtttttttatttattatttaaataaataaattttatactaacTATGTAAGTCAAATTAGATTAACTACAACAAATTGTTGACAAACTTGTGATTCAATCCTTTTAACATGTAATGAACTACATCTCAATTTCTACCCGATTGCGACATTGTCCAACATGGTAGTTTCGGAGCGGGCATTTACTTCGATTATGACCGGCTAATCTGCATACACCATACAGCTTCCCGtcggatttctccctaatgtccatttcgtTATGGATTCTGGATGATTGCGGATGACCTTTCGGGTTCCTACATAACCCTTTATCTAGAATAAGCTCGAAGGTCGTCGGAAGTACCTCCCAAGTAGATAGGTCAAGAACCACAGGGAACTCGTTCTCCCATACATGCAACATGCGTTGAGGGTGTACACTTTATCGATAAATTGTTCTACATTGAGTGAGACTTTAGCACAAGCTGCCACAACATGtgcacatggataatgaagtgtttgaaaCCTCCTGCAATCGCATCGTCTGTTTCGAAGATCAACTCCGTAGGATCTAGGTGGTATACCGGGTCGACGACCGATAGTCTCAGTAACTTGAAACCTTTCTGTAAGGCCCAAATTCTGCCTGGGCCCGAgcaataaaccaaaaaaaaaccataaacaataaataaataaatcaataaaacaaagtccatttAGTTAATTACAAGCCCAAAACAGTCCCTCTAGCCCAAATCTAGTGGCCCAATACCCAATTAACCCAAGTGGCCCAAGGTTCAAAAACAGGGCAGAATCCTAACAGCAAGGAACGCCGCAGCCCTAGCCTCCAGCGTGACTCCATACGACCCCCTGGCACCTCCGTACGGTCTTCACGCACCACCCGTACCCGAACTCCAGCACACTAGCACCTGCAAAGAGACAAACAAGCAACAAcagcaaagaaaaacaaaaaagacaaacattgtatttgatttttcattaatttttcctctttcctttcggctataaagccagaTTTTgagtctttgtattttttttacgcAACACAAAAACAAAGATACAGATATCAAATACAAAGAAAAGACCACCTATATTCGAAGGTAATTTTCCGATTCAAACTAGTGGGCgttctttttttctttcgattgttctctgtttttgttttttttcctcgAAAGTGAATAAAGCGAAGAGGAAAGGATTTACCTTCGCGAATGAACTGTCGGAGACCACATCTCCTTCGCTAAAAATCGAAATCGGAGATGGGACTTCAGGGCTTAAATCGATAAACACCGTGTTGGAGTAAACGGAGGAGCAAAAGGGGGGGTCACCAAAAGTCATCTTTCATCGTCGCCGTGATGAAATGAAGGCCGAACGGCGCAGAACCTTCGAGCTCCCCTCTCCCCTTGTTTTGACTGAAATGCTAGGGTTCGGTTAACTGATAAGTTTCAGCCTTTTTAAAGGACCaaatacgacgtcgttttgagcctGTTCCAGTGGttcaaaaacgacgtcgtttggtaAGAGACCCGACCCGGTCCGATTTGCTGCCCCGATGACCCGCGTGTTTTTGCGGTGAGGGTTTATTTTCAGTATTAGTCCTCCCCATTTTGTCCCATTTTCAAATTGGTGAATATTtgcattttccttttcttttaaattttccctGTAATTTGCATGCGTTTTGCACATTGGTCCGCGCTTAAATACTGTGTTTTGGGGGACTGGAATATTTCCAGTTTAGGTCCTTCGACATTTACGCGCGTCGCATACTGCCTCTTTTGGTATCATTTTTGGTTTTCAAATTATCCTTCTTGTTTCAGTTTAGTTCTAATTCGGTCCTTTAAAttcatagtttcttttatttactcGTTTGTACATTTCTTCATTGCCTCGACATTTACTtctttattattgtatttattatatataatactattgtcatgttttatatattttgtgcAAATGTTTTacacattatcacatatacatgtatatgtatatatatattttataataaattaacttTATTCCATGCACATATATCtacatatgtaattatatatatatccatttatttgttttcttttaaattggttcgttttaaaacattttttatacatgtatatatattatgataaagTCAATGTATTTTCATGCATGTCATGGTTTTTGACTCTACCCATATATTTTAGCAAATGGTTTTATCATCCTAGCATGTTtcgtatttatatgtttttgtataaaatttaaattatttttatacttacttATATgattacacatttcattttatatatatttctaaatctattcattatatatatatagttttcttACATATACAAGTATGTTCTTAAATCTACTATGtagtttataataaaataagtttagtcCTATACATGTTATTATCTCTATGTTATTTTACATACGTTTTCTTTCAagtttatatgtatatgtatatgtatatgcgtttattattttaatagattctTTATCTAAAACACATTTGctttacgatttatcaaatattctctttatatatatatatgtgaaattatttttagaagtctaattttttttaaaattattaaaatcattatttttagtatatCTTCATATTATATTacatatgtgttttattatagcctattttttaaatgttttaatataagggcatatgtatattttaagtcTAACTTAGAATTTACATCATTAATCTCATGATTTCTTTCCGATAAACTTACATGTATATGTGACTTATAAGTCTATCTTGTGTATTGTGTCTTGTCATGCgtctttattattattcttttatattatatgtatatagtttTTGAATCATCATGTAGTTGGCCGACTTATATTTTACACGTCCATTTATTCATCATTATTGTGAAATAGTTTTATACCAAGTTGCTTCTttgatttgtattttatttttgtgcctctaataattttattatgccATGTATACTGCCGTTGCATTTTATTCATTGTTTCATATGGCCTTGTTAATTATTATTCATACATAGTTGAAATTAGGTcataatttttagattaattatatttagTTGCTTGTTTTGCTAGTTGACTAATATTTTCATTCGTTAAGCATTGCATCTCGCATGTACATATTACCCCATTCATTGTTTtccttttgatttttgaaatgtggttctagAAACccaatttttatgattaatttcatcttatttcaaatcgaattaatatgttttaagctagttttataagtatccatttaaaaattctttaaaacgaaggcgaaATCTGATATTTGACAATTCGCgaaatagtgccctaacgtgttgggttgcaatttcacgtttgctcaaaataatcgaatgtccTTTCAATATTTCATTCATgccttttaaaaattctttaaaacgaaggcgatgTGCGATATTtagcaattcgcggaatcgtgccctaacatgttgggttgcaatttcgtgTTCGCttaaaataatcgaatatcccttcaaaatttcatttatgtcttctaaaaattatttaaaacaaaggcaatattcggcGTTTAATAATTCGAGAaccatgccctatcgtgctgggtcgTGATTCCTCGTTTGTTCGAAACGATCGAACATTCCTTTATATTCTcactcattttttttttaaaaaaatacttaaaaaacgAATACGATGTTTAATGTTTGGCAatttgagaatcgtgccctaccgtgctgggtcgCGCTTTTTCATTGGTCCGAAACAATTGAAGATCCCTTCGGAATTTCACTCACATTTTCTAAAATCTTTCAAAATGAAGACGATATTCgatgtttggcgatttgagaatcgagccctatcgtgctgggttacGCTTTTTCatttgtccaaaataatcgaatatctcctCGGAAGTTCACACGTATTTTATAAGGTAAGGCAATGGTcaatatttagaaattcgaggaatcgtaccctattgtgctgggtttcgatttttcgttagACTAAATAGTTAAGCATCCTTTTGTAATTATCGAATTATAAACTTTCGAGCAtcaaaacaagaagatttttgacaatcaactcgggttattcaaatgttattaaaaaaggaaccacatttcaaaaatatttttaattttagacataaggacattatttaatcgatttggtaccaattttgggcgtagtgagggtgctaatccttcctcatacgtaactgactcccgagcccgttttctcaTATTGTCGTAGACTAGattcgttgt
This window encodes:
- the LOC107917597 gene encoding thioredoxin-like protein CXXS1, with amino-acid sequence MMDRQSKKPKSRVVKINSQRTWDFFITQANNQACPVMVHFTAAWCVPSVAMNPFFEELALSYQDILFLSVDVDDVKEAASKMEITAMPTFLLMRQGTQVDKLVGANPDEIKKMIDAFTPQFRSSKISI